Proteins encoded by one window of Papio anubis isolate 15944 chromosome 7, Panubis1.0, whole genome shotgun sequence:
- the PPM1A gene encoding protein phosphatase 1A isoform X1, with the protein MGAFLDKPKMEKHNAQGQGNGLRYGLSSMQGWRVEMEDAHTAVIGLPSGLESWSFFAVYDGHAGSQVAKYCCEHLLDHITNNQDFKGSAGAPSVENVKNGIRTGFLEIDEHMRVMSEKKHGADRSGSTAVGVLISPQHTYFINCGDSRGLLCRNRKVHFFTQDHKPSNPLEKERIQNAGGSVMIQRVNGSLAVSRALGDFDYKCVHGKGPTEQLVSPEPEVHDIERSEEDDQFIILACDGIWDVMGNEELCDFVRSRLEVTDDLEKVCNEVVDTCLYKGSRDNMSVILICFPNAPKVSPEAVKKEAELDKYLECRVEEIIKKQGEGVPDLVHVMRTLASENIPSLPPGGELASKRNVIEAVYNRLNPYKNDDTDSTSTDDMW; encoded by the exons TGCCCAGGGGCAGGGTAATGGGTTGCGATATGGGCTAAGCAGCATGCAAGGTTGGCGTGTTGAAATGGAGGATGCACATACGGCTGTGATCGGTTTGCCAAGTGGACTTGAATCGTGGTCATTCTTTGCTGTGTATGATGGGCATGCTGGTTCTCAGGTTGCCAAATACTGCTGTGAGCATTTGTTAGATCACATCACCAATAACCAGGATTTTAAAGGGTCTGCAGGAGCACCATCTGTGGAAAATGTAAAGAATGGAATCAGAACAGGTTTTCTGGAGATTGATGAACACATGAGAGTTATGTCAGAGAAGAAACATGGTGCAGATAGAAGTGGGTCAACAGCTGTAGGTGTCTTAATTTCTCCCCAACATACTTATTTCATTAACTGTGGAGACTCAAGAGGTTTACTTTGTAGGAACAGGAAAGTTCATTTCTTCACACAAGATCACAAACCAAGTAATCCGCTGGAAAAAGAACGAATTCAGAATGCAGGTGGCTCTGTAATGATTCAGCGTGTGAATGGCTCTCTGGCTGTATCAAGGGCCCTTGGGGATTTTGATTACAAATGTGTCCATGGAAAAGGTCCTACTGAGCAGCTTGTCTCACCAGAGCCTGAAGTCCATGATATTGAAAGATCTGAAGAAGATGATCAGTTCATTATCCTTGCATGTGATGGTATCTGGGATGTTATGGGAAATGAAGAGCTCTGTGATTTTGTAAGATCCAGACTTGAAGTCACTGATGACCTTGAGAAAGTTTGCAATGAAGTAGTCGACACCTGTTTGTATAAG ggAAGTCGAGACAACATGAGTGTGATTTTGATCTGTTTTCCAAATGCACCCAAAGTATCGCCAGAAGCAGTGAAGAAGGAGGCAGAGTTGGACAAGTACCTGGAATGCAGAGTAGAAG AAATCATAAAGAAGCAGGGGGAAGGCGTCCCCGACTTAGTCCATGTGATGCGCACATTAGCGAGTGAGAACATCCCCAGCCTCCCACCAGGGGGTGAATTGGCAAGCAA GAGGAATGTTATTGAAGCCGTTTACAATAGACTGAATCCTTACAAAAATGATGACACT GACTCTACATCAACAGATGATATGTGGTAA